In a genomic window of Sutcliffiella sp. FSL R7-0096:
- a CDS encoding DUF3231 family protein has product MINPYEDKKELTKHHIPLTASEVGFLWTQYLSDSLAVCVMKYFKSICEDKEILPLIENSLNIAENDIKIITEIFTKENHPIPVGFTDEDVNVNAPRLFSDVFILMYIQKLEIIAMAGCGVAIGVSARSDVSDFFRNLLNSVCDLHEKSRVVLLSKGVYVRPSQIPIPNKIDYVDKQGFLFDFLGSHKRPLTAIEITHLFINTQTNAMGKALMMAFAQVCKNEDAKQFFLEGKGISNKHLNKFSTILTNEDIPAPMSWDSYVMDSTVAPFSDKLMMFHTTTLIAVGIGNYGTAAGTCHRMDLSATYTRLSAEIALYAEDGANILIKHAWLEEPPMAADHNALIKKRK; this is encoded by the coding sequence ATGATAAATCCATATGAGGATAAAAAAGAATTGACCAAACATCACATTCCGCTTACTGCATCAGAAGTTGGTTTTCTTTGGACACAATATTTAAGTGATAGCTTAGCGGTTTGTGTAATGAAATATTTTAAAAGTATATGTGAAGATAAAGAAATCCTCCCTTTGATAGAAAATTCATTAAATATAGCAGAAAATGACATCAAAATTATTACGGAAATTTTCACTAAAGAAAATCATCCGATACCAGTCGGCTTTACGGATGAAGATGTAAATGTGAATGCGCCAAGGTTATTTTCCGACGTATTTATACTTATGTATATACAAAAATTGGAGATAATTGCGATGGCGGGGTGTGGAGTAGCAATTGGTGTTTCAGCACGGTCTGATGTAAGTGATTTTTTCAGGAATTTGCTTAATTCCGTTTGTGATTTACACGAAAAGTCAAGAGTGGTTTTGTTATCAAAAGGTGTATACGTCCGGCCATCGCAAATACCAATTCCGAATAAGATTGATTATGTAGATAAACAAGGTTTTTTATTTGATTTCTTAGGTTCTCATAAACGACCATTAACTGCTATTGAAATTACACATCTTTTTATCAACACTCAAACAAATGCAATGGGGAAAGCATTGATGATGGCGTTTGCACAAGTTTGTAAGAATGAAGATGCCAAACAATTCTTTTTAGAAGGAAAGGGAATTTCTAATAAGCATTTGAATAAATTTAGTACAATTTTAACCAATGAAGATATTCCCGCACCAATGAGCTGGGATTCTTACGTGATGGATAGTACGGTCGCCCCGTTTTCCGATAAGTTAATGATGTTTCATACAACTACACTGATTGCAGTAGGAATAGGAAATTACGGTACTGCTGCAGGAACATGCCATAGGATGGATTTAAGTGCTACATATACAAGACTTTCTGCAGAAATTGCTTTGTATGCGGAAGATGGTGCGAACATCCTCATTAAACATGCTTGGCTTGAAGAACCACCAATGGCGGCTGACCATAACGCTCTTATCAAAAAAAGGAAGTAG
- a CDS encoding response regulator transcription factor: protein MRVLLVEDDRTIATGLEYSLRQEGYETILCQDVKSAESAIGSKLDEIDLCLFDLSLPDGSGYDLCEQVKKREDKPVIFLTALDDEVNVVMGLDMGADDYITKPFRVRELLSRIKSVLRRYHKQPEQAKSYIDIENIRINTLEGKVFKNGEEVLLTALEYRLLMIFANHIGQVLTRAQLLDRIWDVAGDFVNDNTLTVYIKRLREKLEDNPQSPVIIRTVRGLGYKAGQ from the coding sequence ATGAGAGTGTTATTGGTGGAGGACGATAGGACGATTGCTACTGGCCTGGAGTATTCGCTTCGGCAGGAGGGCTATGAGACGATTCTTTGTCAGGATGTCAAGTCGGCTGAGTCGGCGATTGGTAGTAAGCTTGATGAGATAGATTTATGTTTATTTGATTTATCTTTACCTGATGGAAGTGGCTATGACCTTTGCGAACAGGTGAAGAAGCGTGAGGACAAACCAGTGATTTTTCTTACGGCCCTTGATGATGAGGTGAATGTGGTGATGGGGCTTGATATGGGAGCGGACGATTATATTACGAAGCCATTCAGGGTCCGTGAGCTGCTTTCCCGGATCAAGTCCGTCTTACGGCGCTATCATAAGCAACCTGAACAGGCAAAAAGCTACATAGATATTGAGAATATCCGTATCAATACTTTGGAGGGCAAGGTATTTAAAAACGGGGAAGAGGTACTGCTGACCGCATTGGAATACCGATTGTTGATGATATTTGCCAACCATATCGGGCAGGTGCTGACGAGAGCTCAACTTCTTGATCGCATATGGGATGTGGCGGGGGATTTTGTCAATGACAATACGCTTACAGTGTATATCAAGCGTTTGCGGGAAAAGCTGGAGGATAACCCCCAGAGCCCTGTGATCATCCGGACCGTGCGTGGCCTGGGCTACAAGGCAGGTCAATGA
- a CDS encoding HAMP domain-containing sensor histidine kinase, with product MWRNREIQLYLSIMILIGAVISGAAAFFLSISAAMLVLITSVLLIACSLVFTRWRYREMEKLSGYLRRISNGDYELDVRDNHEGELSILKSDIYKVTLMLSEQGSYLEQDKIKLTNAISDISHQLKTPLTSMMVMADLLSDNELDESKRAEFTQNIRVQLERIEWLVSSLLKLSKIDAGTVIFKKDKVSVRTLIERAVQSVLIPMDIKEQSLLVEGDDSITFTGDNHWTAEALINILKNCVEHTSVGGQVSISFSENPLYTEIKVKDNGSGIPKEDLPYIFRRFYKGKNAGEDSVGIGLAMAYSIITSQQGDIEVRSEQGKGTEFHIKFYNKSRT from the coding sequence ATGTGGCGTAACAGAGAAATCCAACTATATTTAAGCATCATGATCTTGATCGGCGCTGTAATCAGCGGGGCAGCGGCTTTCTTCCTTTCCATATCTGCAGCAATGCTTGTTCTGATAACCTCCGTGCTACTTATTGCTTGCAGTTTGGTTTTCACCAGGTGGAGGTACCGCGAAATGGAAAAACTTTCGGGGTATTTACGCCGTATCAGCAATGGTGATTATGAATTGGATGTCCGTGACAATCATGAGGGAGAACTGAGCATTTTAAAAAGCGATATCTATAAAGTCACCCTGATGCTCTCAGAACAGGGTTCCTATTTAGAACAGGATAAAATCAAATTGACGAATGCGATTTCCGATATCTCGCATCAATTGAAAACTCCGCTGACCTCCATGATGGTCATGGCCGATTTGCTCAGCGATAATGAGCTGGATGAATCGAAGCGTGCTGAATTCACCCAGAATATCCGTGTGCAATTGGAAAGAATCGAGTGGCTTGTGTCTTCCCTTTTAAAATTATCCAAAATTGATGCTGGCACTGTCATCTTTAAAAAAGACAAAGTTTCAGTACGCACGCTTATAGAAAGGGCGGTGCAGTCGGTGTTGATTCCAATGGATATTAAGGAACAATCCTTATTGGTGGAAGGGGACGACTCTATCACTTTTACGGGAGATAATCACTGGACAGCAGAGGCATTGATCAATATTTTGAAAAACTGTGTGGAGCATACTTCAGTCGGCGGCCAGGTATCCATTTCATTCTCTGAAAACCCTCTTTATACAGAAATAAAGGTGAAGGATAATGGGAGTGGAATTCCCAAGGAGGATCTGCCCTATATTTTCAGGCGTTTTTATAAAGGGAAAAATGCAGGGGAGGACAGTGTTGGAATTGGGCTTGCCATGGCATATAGCATCATCACCAGCCAGCAGGGGGATATCGAGGTCAGAAGCGAACAAGGAAAAGGGACCGAGTTTCATATCAAGTTTTATAACAAGTCGCGTACCTGA
- a CDS encoding ABC transporter ATP-binding protein — MSILQIENLSKVYGNGDTAVKALDDVSFSVKKGEFVAIIGPSGSGKSTLLHLLGGVDRPSSGKVLVDNTDIYQLNETQLAIFRRRQIGLIYQFYNLIPILTVEENMTLPLLLDEHKVDQKQFQEISSTLGLTHRLNHLPNQLSGGQQQRVSIGRALISNPAIILADEPTGNLDSKNSGEIMELLKMFNKTYNQTLIVITHDERIALQADRVIEINDGKVAKDEVIRP, encoded by the coding sequence ATGAGCATTTTACAAATAGAAAATCTGTCTAAGGTTTATGGGAATGGAGATACAGCGGTAAAGGCTTTGGATGATGTATCGTTTTCGGTTAAAAAAGGAGAGTTTGTCGCGATCATCGGTCCATCCGGATCCGGCAAATCAACGCTGCTTCATTTACTGGGTGGTGTGGACAGGCCGTCAAGCGGGAAGGTGCTGGTTGATAACACGGATATTTATCAATTGAATGAAACACAGCTGGCAATTTTCAGACGCAGACAGATCGGATTGATTTATCAGTTTTATAATCTGATCCCAATCTTGACGGTGGAAGAGAATATGACACTGCCATTGCTGTTGGATGAACATAAGGTCGATCAGAAACAGTTCCAGGAGATCTCTTCTACTTTGGGATTGACGCATCGCTTGAATCACTTGCCGAATCAGCTTTCCGGGGGACAGCAGCAACGTGTATCCATCGGCAGGGCACTGATTAGCAATCCGGCGATCATTCTGGCGGATGAGCCAACAGGAAATCTCGACAGCAAAAATAGCGGCGAGATCATGGAGCTTCTGAAAATGTTCAATAAAACCTATAATCAGACCCTTATCGTCATTACACACGATGAAAGGATTGCCCTGCAGGCTGACCGTGTGATTGAAATCAATGATGGAAAAGTCGCCAAGGATGAGGTGATCCGTCCATGA
- a CDS encoding FtsX-like permease family protein: protein MNIVNKLTLRHLKKNKRRTLVTIIGVIISVAMVTAVATLGVSFLDLLKRESIADNGEWHVQYKNVTTSQIKAIGEDENTKSLILASDVGYAKLEGDEVTDKPYLFFKGYNQEGLEQFPIELSSGRLPEATNEVVVSEHIAKDTGIHYEIGDEMTVEIGNRIMEGEPEPLLQNYSVQRGEEGYLENLEIHTTATFTVVGTIERPSWEQPWAPGYTVINYIDKENLTASVDAIVVVNKLNGSLFEQAEQLAEQNDIVGVGFNDELLRYYGITDNDNLHTTMYSLAGIIIAVIIIGSVSLIYNAFAISVSERARHLGMLSSVGATKKQKRNSVFFEGAVIGVISIPIGVLAGLAGIAVTFMFINTFIADALGATEKLEVVVTPASILIACLISSATIFVSTYMPARKASKVSAIDAIRQTQDIKLTSKGVKTSKLVRKIFGLEAEIGLKNVKRNKKRYYATLFSLVISIILFLTVSFFTNNLSRSVEMSQNGTDFDILVSGSSGEISDLESLVHTEGVTGYSLQKTVQLTSLMEKDKFTKELIAVIEKENIELQEGRYPYYVNVYGLSESSFQDYAAKVGTDPKTYQDLEEPKAIIIEKISFQDYEASKFVETKSINTKPGERIELQFTDYETNEHTALAELEVGALTDELPMGTNTARIGGLDIVVPMETLDAILNEKARNEVQLFLYMNSSDPMKTQEALEEVVPSSMYIYNVFQNREREQQMIMFLSVFTYGFIALISLISIANIFNTISTSITLRKREFAMLKSVGMTPKGFNKMINYESIFYGVNALLFGLPISFVVMYLIHRSVNETFQYGFTLPWLDILFVIAAIFIIVSSAMLYSISKIKKENIIDGLKQENI, encoded by the coding sequence ATGAACATCGTCAATAAGCTGACATTGAGGCATCTGAAGAAAAATAAGAGAAGGACACTTGTGACCATCATTGGGGTGATCATCTCAGTTGCGATGGTGACGGCAGTCGCAACGCTTGGTGTCTCCTTCCTTGATCTTTTGAAAAGAGAGTCCATCGCAGACAATGGGGAGTGGCATGTTCAATATAAAAACGTCACCACCAGTCAGATAAAAGCTATCGGGGAAGATGAGAATACGAAAAGTTTGATCCTCGCAAGCGATGTGGGCTATGCGAAATTGGAAGGAGATGAGGTGACGGATAAGCCCTATCTCTTTTTTAAAGGATACAATCAGGAGGGCCTGGAACAATTTCCAATTGAATTAAGCAGTGGACGCCTTCCTGAAGCAACGAACGAAGTGGTCGTGTCGGAGCATATTGCGAAAGACACAGGGATTCACTATGAAATCGGCGATGAAATGACTGTTGAAATCGGGAATCGCATAATGGAAGGTGAACCAGAACCCTTGTTGCAGAACTATTCGGTTCAAAGGGGGGAAGAGGGATATCTTGAAAACTTGGAAATTCACACAACAGCAACATTCACCGTTGTAGGCACCATTGAAAGGCCCTCTTGGGAGCAGCCCTGGGCACCTGGCTACACAGTGATCAACTATATTGATAAAGAAAATTTAACGGCGAGTGTCGATGCCATTGTGGTTGTAAATAAACTGAATGGATCACTATTTGAACAGGCAGAACAACTGGCTGAGCAAAACGATATAGTTGGGGTGGGTTTCAATGATGAATTGCTCCGATATTATGGCATCACAGATAATGATAACCTCCATACCACTATGTATTCCTTGGCGGGCATCATCATTGCTGTCATCATCATCGGATCGGTATCACTGATATATAACGCTTTTGCGATCAGTGTTTCAGAACGAGCAAGGCATTTAGGGATGCTTTCAAGTGTGGGGGCGACCAAAAAACAAAAACGCAATTCGGTCTTTTTCGAAGGGGCCGTCATTGGGGTGATCAGTATCCCGATTGGTGTCTTGGCGGGCCTCGCAGGAATAGCAGTCACCTTTATGTTCATCAACACTTTCATTGCGGATGCCTTGGGGGCAACAGAAAAGCTTGAAGTGGTGGTCACGCCGGCTTCCATCCTGATCGCGTGCTTGATCTCAAGTGCCACCATTTTTGTTTCCACTTACATGCCGGCCCGTAAAGCATCCAAAGTCTCGGCCATTGATGCGATACGCCAAACACAGGATATTAAGCTGACAAGTAAAGGGGTCAAAACCTCCAAGCTAGTCAGAAAAATATTCGGCTTGGAAGCGGAAATCGGACTGAAAAATGTAAAAAGGAACAAAAAAAGATACTATGCCACACTCTTTTCACTCGTCATCAGCATCATCCTTTTCTTAACCGTATCTTTCTTCACGAATAATTTGAGCAGGTCTGTGGAAATGTCACAGAATGGAACCGATTTTGATATTTTAGTTTCAGGAAGCAGCGGAGAAATTTCCGACCTTGAATCCTTGGTTCATACAGAAGGTGTAACCGGTTATAGTCTCCAAAAGACGGTCCAGTTAACGTCATTAATGGAGAAAGATAAATTCACCAAAGAATTGATCGCTGTTATCGAAAAAGAAAATATCGAACTTCAAGAAGGCAGATATCCATATTACGTCAATGTATATGGGTTGAGTGAAAGCAGTTTTCAAGATTATGCTGCTAAAGTCGGTACGGACCCAAAAACCTACCAGGATTTAGAAGAACCGAAGGCCATCATTATTGAAAAAATATCTTTCCAGGATTACGAAGCATCCAAGTTTGTGGAAACGAAATCAATCAACACTAAACCCGGTGAGAGAATCGAGCTTCAATTTACCGATTATGAAACAAACGAGCATACCGCGCTTGCGGAACTTGAAGTCGGTGCACTGACAGATGAGCTCCCTATGGGAACCAATACAGCAAGGATTGGCGGCTTGGATATAGTCGTACCGATGGAAACCTTGGATGCCATCCTCAATGAGAAGGCGCGTAATGAGGTGCAATTATTCCTTTACATGAATAGCAGTGATCCCATGAAGACGCAGGAAGCACTCGAAGAAGTCGTCCCCTCTTCCATGTATATATATAACGTCTTCCAAAACAGAGAGCGGGAACAACAAATGATCATGTTCTTATCGGTATTCACCTATGGATTCATTGCATTGATTTCTTTGATTTCCATTGCCAATATCTTTAATACCATTTCCACCAGCATTACCTTACGAAAAAGGGAATTTGCAATGCTGAAGTCTGTCGGAATGACCCCGAAAGGCTTTAACAAAATGATCAATTACGAAAGCATTTTCTACGGAGTGAATGCCCTGCTATTTGGCTTGCCGATCAGCTTCGTTGTCATGTATCTGATACATCGCTCTGTAAACGAAACATTCCAATACGGCTTTACCCTACCGTGGCTGGACATCCTTTTTGTGATAGCTGCCATCTTCATAATCGTCAGCTCGGCCATGCTATATTCCATATCGAAAATCAAGAAAGAAAACATCATCGACGGATTGAAGCAAGAGAATATATGA
- a CDS encoding VOC family protein: MSFTINKIDHVQLAMPKGLEEKARRFYGDILGFEEMEKPEPLRKRGGAWFTLGAVHLHLGVEEPFSPARKAHPAFEVLVIEKLKSHLSSHGVDYKVDDNLPGANRIYVSDPFGNRLEFLEWL; this comes from the coding sequence ATGTCGTTTACCATCAACAAAATTGACCATGTTCAGCTTGCGATGCCAAAGGGTCTGGAGGAGAAAGCCCGCAGATTTTATGGTGACATTTTAGGATTTGAAGAAATGGAAAAGCCTGAACCACTTCGAAAAAGGGGCGGTGCTTGGTTTACGTTAGGAGCGGTACATCTTCACTTAGGGGTGGAAGAGCCTTTTTCACCGGCTAGAAAAGCGCATCCTGCCTTTGAAGTACTCGTAATTGAAAAGTTGAAAAGCCATTTGAGCTCACATGGAGTGGACTACAAAGTGGATGACAACTTGCCGGGGGCCAATAGAATTTATGTGAGTGATCCATTTGGAAACAGGTTGGAGTTTTTGGAGTGGCTATAA
- a CDS encoding anti-sigma regulatory factor, whose translation MEIKHQLTIKDEKDIIIVRRLGREIATNLGFSYIDQVRITTAISELARNVINYAGAGTISIEVIHKYTPGLSVVVSDNGPGITSIGKAMEDGYSTSNSLGAGLPGVKRMMDEFLIDSVLEQGTRIEVVKWLRA comes from the coding sequence ATGGAAATTAAACACCAACTTACCATCAAAGACGAGAAAGATATAATCATAGTCAGAAGACTTGGACGCGAAATTGCAACCAATCTTGGATTCAGCTATATAGATCAGGTCCGAATCACCACCGCAATCTCCGAGCTCGCACGAAACGTCATTAACTATGCCGGGGCAGGCACCATTTCCATTGAGGTAATACATAAGTATACACCTGGTTTAAGTGTGGTAGTAAGTGATAACGGACCAGGCATCACCAGTATCGGCAAAGCAATGGAAGACGGCTACTCCACCTCCAACAGCCTAGGGGCGGGTTTACCTGGGGTGAAAAGGATGATGGATGAGTTTTTAATAGATTCCGTATTGGAACAAGGAACGAGAATCGAGGTGGTAAAGTGGTTGAGAGCGTAG
- a CDS encoding Na-translocating system protein MpsC family protein, with amino-acid sequence MEVKVQQSELSSEIGRLLRKHFGKGPESIFVTIASPYVIIYLRQFLSPIENMLLEDDHTLTVEEIRDKMMRKLNNKIIETIHSVTGLPIKEFYYDWSFQNGSGLLVGVVEKAEKFFEYNYPNRCEVETLVAKISAEAEKHPDVTYSHMLNERTFVVIREGILVKIEEQLIELGFEEALTLAKRKLEKKLLFQEKALFQYHLQKDITEIFVSWDFILDKSIIVFILSPKK; translated from the coding sequence ATGGAAGTTAAAGTGCAGCAGTCAGAATTATCAAGTGAAATTGGAAGATTACTCAGAAAGCATTTCGGAAAAGGTCCGGAATCGATATTCGTCACCATCGCTTCACCCTATGTCATCATCTATCTGCGTCAATTCCTATCTCCCATAGAAAATATGTTGCTAGAAGACGACCACACTCTGACGGTCGAGGAAATACGTGATAAAATGATGCGTAAATTAAATAATAAAATTATAGAAACCATTCATTCCGTCACCGGACTACCAATCAAAGAATTTTACTATGACTGGTCGTTCCAAAACGGATCTGGCCTTTTGGTCGGAGTCGTAGAAAAGGCAGAGAAGTTTTTTGAATACAACTACCCCAATCGATGTGAAGTAGAAACCCTCGTCGCCAAAATCAGTGCAGAAGCAGAGAAGCATCCGGATGTTACATATTCTCATATGCTGAATGAACGAACTTTTGTTGTTATCAGAGAAGGCATTCTCGTAAAAATAGAAGAGCAACTCATTGAACTTGGGTTTGAAGAAGCATTAACACTTGCCAAACGGAAACTGGAGAAAAAACTACTTTTCCAAGAAAAAGCATTATTCCAGTATCACCTGCAAAAAGATATTACAGAGATTTTTGTAAGCTGGGACTTCATTCTGGACAAGAGCATCATCGTGTTCATCTTGTCCCCCAAAAAATAA
- a CDS encoding MoxR family ATPase: METSQLQVKRILDNIGNVMIGKEHVAELSIVALLAGGHVLLEDVPGVGKTLMVRSLAKSVGANFKRIQFTPDLLPSDVTGSSIYNPKELKFEFRPGPIMGNIVLADEINRTSPKTQAALLEGMEEGSVTVDGNTLSLGSPFFVMATQNPIEYEGTYPLPEAQLDRFLFKMNMGYPSPQDEVNILHSTEKKQPINELQSVITLEELQEMQRQVKGVHVDVTVKEYIVDMVNRTRTHQSVYLGASPRGSVALMKAAQAYAFIHGRDYVLPDDIQYLAPYVLPHRIILKSEAKFEGMTAEQVVKKVIDRTPVPVQRSMSR, translated from the coding sequence ATGGAAACTTCACAGCTTCAGGTCAAGCGTATATTAGATAATATCGGTAATGTCATGATTGGGAAGGAGCATGTGGCAGAACTCAGCATTGTCGCATTACTTGCGGGAGGACACGTGTTGCTCGAGGATGTGCCGGGAGTGGGGAAGACATTGATGGTACGTTCCTTGGCAAAATCGGTAGGTGCGAATTTCAAGCGCATTCAGTTTACTCCGGACCTTTTGCCTTCTGATGTAACGGGAAGCTCCATCTACAACCCCAAGGAATTGAAGTTTGAATTCAGGCCAGGGCCGATCATGGGAAACATCGTACTTGCCGATGAGATAAATCGTACGTCGCCGAAAACGCAGGCAGCCTTGCTAGAGGGAATGGAAGAGGGCAGTGTGACGGTGGATGGGAATACGCTTTCTTTAGGTAGTCCATTCTTTGTCATGGCGACACAGAATCCGATTGAATATGAAGGAACCTATCCATTACCAGAGGCGCAGCTAGACCGTTTCCTTTTCAAGATGAACATGGGTTACCCATCGCCTCAGGATGAAGTGAATATTTTACATAGCACGGAAAAGAAGCAACCGATCAATGAGCTGCAATCCGTCATTACCTTAGAGGAACTTCAGGAAATGCAGAGGCAAGTAAAGGGTGTACATGTGGATGTGACAGTCAAGGAATATATTGTGGATATGGTCAACCGCACCCGCACCCATCAATCCGTCTACCTTGGTGCAAGCCCTCGTGGTTCCGTTGCATTGATGAAGGCGGCGCAAGCCTATGCTTTCATTCATGGCAGGGATTATGTGCTGCCGGATGACATTCAATACTTGGCTCCATACGTATTGCCGCACAGGATCATTTTGAAATCGGAAGCGAAATTTGAAGGGATGACAGCCGAGCAAGTGGTCAAAAAGGTCATTGATCGAACGCCGGTCCCTGTACAAAGGTCGATGAGCAGATAA
- a CDS encoding DUF58 domain-containing protein: MKVFFQKAKKVWKLISFLLLVVITFVYAMFQGGFVSWFLFISFLPFALYAFLVMVYPLQDFEVTRTINQEKYRAGDRLVGTITLRRTVPVPLAYLLVEEVLPNNLLFCQQTKQAKRILFPWFKSTVTIQYALDRLPRGEHTLTGIRLVTGDFLGLVEKERMIELDRHFLVYPNYVEMTYRQHENKFDQGSTSSRMKMVRDTSMTVGVREYQPGDRFSWIDWKATARRNDIMTKEFEQQQSHDVMLFLDRSQSASFESAVSYSAALTKAILKYGSQVGLVSVGEDRSIFSLRSGEEQFAEIYYHLAKIQPNSKRDFSKVIEMEIGKFQPTVTFVFLTGKLTKGMVESFEKLSSRHLHLEVHLTKDVGVRVTKEELAYMDLLKRRNIFVKTVYPSKPAADVISEVS; encoded by the coding sequence ATGAAGGTATTTTTTCAGAAAGCCAAAAAAGTCTGGAAGTTGATTTCCTTTCTGCTGCTTGTGGTGATCACCTTCGTGTATGCCATGTTCCAAGGGGGCTTTGTCAGTTGGTTCCTGTTCATCAGTTTCCTGCCATTTGCATTGTATGCTTTTTTGGTTATGGTCTATCCGCTACAAGATTTCGAAGTGACAAGGACCATTAATCAGGAAAAGTATCGGGCGGGTGACCGCCTTGTCGGAACGATTACACTAAGGCGTACTGTACCGGTTCCACTCGCTTACCTTCTAGTGGAGGAAGTGTTGCCAAACAATCTATTATTCTGTCAGCAGACAAAGCAGGCGAAGCGGATCCTATTTCCTTGGTTTAAAAGCACCGTCACCATTCAGTATGCGCTCGATCGCCTTCCGCGTGGGGAGCATACTTTGACTGGGATCCGTCTTGTGACCGGTGATTTCCTCGGGCTTGTGGAGAAAGAGAGAATGATAGAGCTGGACCGCCATTTCCTTGTTTATCCGAACTATGTGGAGATGACTTACAGGCAGCATGAGAATAAGTTTGATCAGGGATCCACCTCCTCCAGGATGAAAATGGTGCGTGATACGTCCATGACAGTCGGAGTCAGGGAGTATCAGCCTGGCGATCGCTTTTCCTGGATCGATTGGAAGGCGACTGCGCGCCGTAACGATATTATGACAAAAGAATTTGAACAGCAACAATCGCATGATGTCATGCTGTTTCTTGACCGGTCTCAATCTGCTTCTTTTGAAAGTGCGGTCAGTTACAGTGCTGCGTTAACAAAGGCGATCCTTAAATATGGTTCACAGGTCGGCCTTGTGTCGGTCGGGGAAGACAGGTCTATTTTTTCCTTGCGGAGCGGCGAGGAGCAATTTGCGGAAATCTATTATCACCTGGCAAAAATCCAGCCGAATAGCAAGAGGGACTTTTCCAAAGTGATAGAAATGGAGATAGGGAAATTCCAGCCGACAGTGACCTTTGTTTTCCTTACAGGGAAGCTCACAAAAGGAATGGTGGAAAGTTTCGAAAAGCTCTCTTCCCGCCATCTTCATTTGGAAGTGCATCTAACAAAGGATGTAGGAGTTCGCGTGACAAAAGAAGAGTTGGCCTATATGGACTTATTAAAGCGCCGTAATATTTTTGTGAAGACGGTCTATCCGAGTAAACCTGCGGCTGATGTCATAAGTGAGGTGAGTTAA